Within the Aquabacterium sp. A3 genome, the region GGGCAAAACCACCACCCTGAAGGCCATCTGCGGCCTGCTCAAGCCCACCTCGGGCCAGGTGCTGTATCAGGGCCGGGTCATCACCGGCCAGGGGCCCTGGACACTGCCCGAGCACGGCCTGGTGATGGTGCCTGAAGGGCGGGGCATCTTTACGCGCATGTCCATCGACGAGAACCTGCGCATGGGCGCCTACCTGCGGCGCGACCGCGAGGTTGAGGCCGACATGGCCGCCGTGTACCAGCGCTTTCCGCGCCTCAAAGAGCGCATGAAACAACTGGCCGGCACACTGTCAGGCGGCGAGCAGCAGATGCTGGCCATGGGCCGCGCGCTGATGGCACGCCCCAAACTGCTGCTGCTGGACGAGCCTTCCATGGGCCTGTCGCCCATCATGGTGGACACCATCTTCGAGGTCATCCGCGACATTGCGCGCCAAGGTGTGACCGTTCTGCTGGTGGAGCAAAACGCCCACCGCGCCCTGGCCATGGCCGACCGCGGCTACGT harbors:
- a CDS encoding ABC transporter ATP-binding protein, with translation MTTTDTSTALLSVRDLRVAYGGIQALKGVSLHLNAGELVCLIGANGAGKTTTLKAICGLLKPTSGQVLYQGRVITGQGPWTLPEHGLVMVPEGRGIFTRMSIDENLRMGAYLRRDREVEADMAAVYQRFPRLKERMKQLAGTLSGGEQQMLAMGRALMARPKLLLLDEPSMGLSPIMVDTIFEVIRDIARQGVTVLLVEQNAHRALAMADRGYVLESGELALTGPASELLGNPQVQAAYLGV